The genomic window CAGGACAACATATGGACTTGTACCGTAACCGTTATGAGACGTTTGAGGATCTCAAGCTTTACTGTTACCGCGTCGCCGGAACCGTTGGCTTAATGTCTAACGCCGTCTTAGGCGTAGAAAAACAGCCTTCTATTGGCCCTTGGAATAAACAACTTGAAGACTATATCCCCAAAGAAGAAGCGATCGCTTTGGGTATTGCCAATCAGTTAACTAATATTTTACGGGATGTGGGAGAAGATGCCCAACGGGGACGTATTTATTTACCCCTAGAAGATTTAGATCGCTTTAACTATACAGAAACAGACTTATTGAAAGGGGTCATTGACGATCGCTGGCGTGAATTAATGAGGTTTCAGATTCAAAGGGCCCGACAGTATTATAAAGAGGCAGAACGGGGTATTCGTATTCTTTCTAGGGACTCTCGTTGGCCAGTTTGGGCAGCTTTGATGTTGTATCAGGGTATCCTTGATGTGATTGAAGCGAATGATTATGATGTGTTTAATCAACGGGCTTTTGTACGGACTCCCCAAAAAATGGTTTATCTACCTATTGCTTGGCTTAGGGCCCAGGTACTTTAAAGCAGTGACCAATTAACAGTTATCGGTCACTGCTTATGGGTCACTGATAATTGTTAAAAGGATTGTAATTTAATAGAAATTACTTGGTTTTTACCGGTCATTAAAATAGCAGAATCAGAAAATTTAGGGGGACCAGTCCGTATAATCGGGTTACTAGAAAATCCAAATTTTTCCGTCGGTACTCCCAAAAAATTGCGGTTTAATTCTCCATCGGAATTATTATCCCAAAACACTGCCACCGCATAGGTGTTGGGAGGTAAATCGTTAAAAGTTATTTTAGGGGGAGTTTCTGTAATTTTGACACATCTTTTATCGACGGCATCATTACCACTGTCAGGAAAACCACGACTACTTTTAAAAAGACTAAAACAAATTTGTCCTTGGCGATCGCTAACCCCGTCGATTTGTACAGTAAGATTACTGCTAAATCTTCCATAAACAGGAGCAGAAGCACTTAAAGCTCCCAAAAAGGGCAATAAGAAAGCACTGATTAAGTATCTAGAAGTCATGGTTCTGTCAACCTTGAAGAAATTGTTAAGATATAGGGCGTATTATACCTTCAAGATTGGCTCATCCACAATGGTTTCAACCAGAATAGGGGTTATCAAAAAACTGATTATTTTTAATTAATTTCCCAATATTTACAAGTCGCATAAGCTAGGGTCACTACTCCAGTAATAATCGCAGATTCATCAATGTCAAATAGAGGATGATGTAAGGGGTAATTAACTTTATCTTGATGTCCGACTCCTAAGCGAAACATGGTTCCTGGGGCGTGTTCTAAGTATAAAGAGAAATCTTCTGCTCCCAAAGAAGGTTCTGGCAGTATCTCAACCTGATCGTTACCCCAAGCTTCTCGACAAGCACTTTCTAATATTTGAGTTAAATTAAGATCGTTTTGAACTGAAGGAACCCCCCGACGATAATTGATTTCATACTTAGCATTGTAAGTATTACAAACATTGGCGATAATCCCTTCTATCCAGTCTGGTAAGTTGGCATGGGTTTCTGGATGTAGCGATCGCACCGTTCCGGCCATTCTCACATGATCAGCAATGACATTAGGTGCTCGGCCACCTGTAATTTGCCCAATGGTCAACACTAAAGGACGTAAAGGGTTCTGGGTACGACTAATGGCTTGTTGCAGGGTGGTAATCACCTGAGAGGCAATCCAAATGGCATCTACCGCCTCATGAGGACGTGCGCCGTGGCCTGACTCTCCTTTGATAAAGATTTCGATATCATCGGCTGCTGCGGTTAATGCTCCGTAACGAATGCCCACAGAACGGGCGTGAAGGGACGGAAATACATGAACCCCAAAAATGCCATCGACATCTCGCATCACCCCATCTTGCACCATCCAGCTTGCTCCCTGAGCAATTTCTTCAGCAGGTTGAAAGATAAAGCGAATGTTACCAGGTAAGTGTTCCCGTAACTGGGACAAAATCATAGCGGTTCCCAATCCTAGGGTGGTATGGACATCGTGACCGCAAGCGTGCATCACCCCAGGTTTACAAGAGGCAAAGTCAAGTGGGGTCCGTTCTTCAATAGGTAAGGCATCCATATCAGTGCGGATGGCTAAAATTCCCTTATTCTTACCATTGCCCTCCAAATTACCCACAACTCCTGTTTTTCCTACGGCTTCTTGAACATGAAGGCCACAGGAGGAAAGAACTCCTGCTACATAGGCCGCTGTTTGGTATTCTTGCCCACTTAATTCGGGGTGGGCGTGTAAATGACGGCGTATTTCAATTAATCTCGGTGCGAGGTCTTCAGCGAGGGTTTTGATTTGGGAGAGCATAGAAAATTGTCAGCATTTGGCATTATTTTAATGTTAGTATATTTTTTGTTATAATTTCTATAGTAATCCCTACAAGTATCAACTATTAATAGTATTAATAGTATTTTTTATCCTAATAATTTTCACTAGTTTATCTGGCAAATAATATATAATTCGTTTATTTTGTCAAGCACAAGGCAATAATT from Crocosphaera subtropica ATCC 51142 includes these protein-coding regions:
- the crtB gene encoding 15-cis-phytoene synthase CrtB: MLQLPKRPQPPKMLVSVEESYERCRQITQKYSKTFYLGTLLMPSQKRRAIWAIYVWCRRTDELVDGPQAKYTTPETLQQWQNHLECLFKGHPMDDEDVALVDTLQRFPVEMKPFEDMIAGQHMDLYRNRYETFEDLKLYCYRVAGTVGLMSNAVLGVEKQPSIGPWNKQLEDYIPKEEAIALGIANQLTNILRDVGEDAQRGRIYLPLEDLDRFNYTETDLLKGVIDDRWRELMRFQIQRARQYYKEAERGIRILSRDSRWPVWAALMLYQGILDVIEANDYDVFNQRAFVRTPQKMVYLPIAWLRAQVL
- a CDS encoding M20 family metallopeptidase, which encodes MLSQIKTLAEDLAPRLIEIRRHLHAHPELSGQEYQTAAYVAGVLSSCGLHVQEAVGKTGVVGNLEGNGKNKGILAIRTDMDALPIEERTPLDFASCKPGVMHACGHDVHTTLGLGTAMILSQLREHLPGNIRFIFQPAEEIAQGASWMVQDGVMRDVDGIFGVHVFPSLHARSVGIRYGALTAAADDIEIFIKGESGHGARPHEAVDAIWIASQVITTLQQAISRTQNPLRPLVLTIGQITGGRAPNVIADHVRMAGTVRSLHPETHANLPDWIEGIIANVCNTYNAKYEINYRRGVPSVQNDLNLTQILESACREAWGNDQVEILPEPSLGAEDFSLYLEHAPGTMFRLGVGHQDKVNYPLHHPLFDIDESAIITGVVTLAYATCKYWEIN
- a CDS encoding DUF2141 domain-containing protein, producing MTSRYLISAFLLPFLGALSASAPVYGRFSSNLTVQIDGVSDRQGQICFSLFKSSRGFPDSGNDAVDKRCVKITETPPKITFNDLPPNTYAVAVFWDNNSDGELNRNFLGVPTEKFGFSSNPIIRTGPPKFSDSAILMTGKNQVISIKLQSF